From Sphingopyxis sp. MWB1, a single genomic window includes:
- a CDS encoding sensor histidine kinase: MAVSNQRQDDMREQERLETLREYRLLDTSPEQAFDRVTALVADLFDVPIALVVLVDDRRQWFKSVHGLDVPETPRDISFCQHVVVEERPVVVSNALEDPRFRDNPLVRDDPHIRFYAGVPLRAPNDAVIGTLCIIDRKAREAPDARGMQRLEDFAAIVMAEAELRRTAFQRDETRHMLERALDFSSVAIWQLDPDKRGLKWRGATAELWGGDYERLTTADAAMERIHPDDRDKVRAALDDAIGNGVPYSSDFRVLHPDRGVRWLAGRADWDVRSNEAVLTGINIDITEQKSRQENANLLMRELHHRMRNLFATVGAIISLTRHNSRDVEDYVDRISSRLDALNRAQNVLLGANFLTGSIHALLREVEAAFPRIRWEGPDLLLPENALVSMALLFNELATNAVKHGALSTEHGRVDVQWSQDDENVEQRQFRLRWTETGGEGEVIPPERTSFGTLLMERSVRNNLGGTIERRWEPTGLVCEISLPARWQEA, translated from the coding sequence TTGGCAGTCAGCAACCAGCGTCAAGACGATATGCGCGAACAGGAGCGGCTGGAAACGCTGCGTGAATATCGGCTGCTGGACACGTCCCCCGAACAGGCATTCGACCGGGTGACTGCGTTGGTCGCCGATTTGTTCGATGTGCCGATCGCGTTGGTGGTGCTGGTCGATGACCGCCGACAATGGTTTAAATCGGTGCATGGGCTGGATGTTCCGGAAACCCCGCGGGACATCAGCTTTTGCCAGCATGTGGTGGTGGAAGAGCGGCCAGTGGTGGTTTCGAACGCCCTGGAAGACCCGCGTTTTCGCGACAATCCCCTGGTAAGGGATGATCCCCACATCCGTTTTTACGCCGGGGTTCCCCTTCGTGCGCCCAATGACGCGGTCATCGGCACTTTATGCATCATTGATCGCAAGGCGCGCGAAGCCCCCGATGCGCGGGGAATGCAGCGGCTGGAAGATTTTGCGGCGATTGTCATGGCCGAGGCCGAATTGCGCCGCACCGCTTTCCAGCGCGATGAAACGCGCCATATGCTGGAGCGCGCGCTTGATTTTTCGAGCGTGGCCATCTGGCAGCTTGATCCCGATAAAAGAGGATTGAAATGGCGCGGGGCCACCGCCGAATTATGGGGCGGCGATTATGAGCGGTTGACGACTGCGGACGCGGCCATGGAACGTATTCATCCCGATGACCGCGACAAGGTGCGCGCCGCGCTCGACGACGCCATCGGCAATGGTGTCCCTTATTCGAGCGATTTCCGCGTCCTTCATCCCGACCGCGGGGTGCGCTGGCTTGCCGGGCGGGCGGATTGGGATGTGCGCAGCAATGAAGCGGTGCTGACCGGTATCAACATCGACATTACCGAGCAGAAGAGCCGCCAGGAAAATGCCAATTTGCTGATGCGCGAATTGCACCACCGAATGCGGAACCTTTTTGCCACCGTGGGCGCCATCATTTCCTTGACCCGGCATAATTCGCGCGACGTCGAAGACTATGTCGACCGGATCAGCAGCCGGCTCGACGCGCTCAACCGTGCGCAAAATGTCTTGCTGGGCGCCAATTTCCTCACCGGCTCGATTCATGCGCTGTTGCGCGAGGTCGAGGCCGCCTTTCCGCGCATCCGCTGGGAAGGCCCTGACCTACTGTTACCGGAAAATGCCCTGGTCTCCATGGCGCTGCTCTTCAACGAGCTGGCGACCAATGCGGTCAAGCATGGCGCCTTGTCGACCGAACATGGCCGCGTCGATGTTCAATGGTCGCAGGATGACGAAAATGTCGAACAGCGCCAGTTCCGGCTGCGCTGGACCGAGACGGGCGGGGAAGGCGAAGTGATCCCCCCAGAGCGCACCAGCTTTGGCACCTTGCTGATGGAACGCAGCGTCCGCAACAATCTGGGCGGAACGATCGAACGGCGGTGGGAGCCGACGGGGCTGGTGTGCGAGATCAGCCTGCCTGCGCGCTGGCAGGAGGCGTGA
- a CDS encoding response regulator — translation MGLGEEIRGHLPFLRRYARALTGSQQHGDNFVHTTLEVIVAAPEEFSAGHGSRIDLYRHFHRIWESAFLTDGEGDDTEEDPLVRAANRRLAIMTPLARQILLLTALEGFSVADTAIITGTDDKTVERLLEEAVAEIDRESRTSVLIIEDEPLIAMELEQIVRSLGHEVAGIATTHDDAVAAFERTEAGLVLADIQLADGSSGIDAVQDILARAPVPAIFITAFPERLLTGNCVEPTFLISKPFRENTVRAAISQSLLFTPQLAA, via the coding sequence ATGGGTTTGGGCGAAGAGATTCGTGGACATTTACCGTTTCTGCGCCGCTATGCGCGCGCATTGACAGGCAGCCAGCAGCATGGCGATAATTTTGTCCACACGACGCTTGAGGTGATCGTCGCTGCCCCTGAAGAGTTCAGCGCCGGGCATGGAAGCCGTATTGACCTTTACCGTCATTTCCATCGCATATGGGAAAGCGCCTTCCTCACCGATGGCGAAGGTGATGACACCGAGGAAGACCCGCTGGTGCGCGCCGCCAACCGCCGCCTTGCCATCATGACTCCGCTTGCGCGGCAAATCTTGCTGCTTACCGCTCTCGAAGGCTTTAGCGTCGCCGATACCGCCATTATCACGGGCACCGATGACAAAACGGTCGAGCGACTGCTTGAAGAGGCCGTTGCCGAAATCGACAGGGAATCGCGCACCTCGGTCTTGATCATCGAAGATGAACCGCTGATCGCCATGGAACTGGAACAGATTGTCCGCAGCTTGGGGCATGAAGTCGCGGGCATCGCCACCACCCATGACGATGCCGTCGCGGCTTTTGAACGCACCGAAGCCGGATTGGTGCTCGCCGATATTCAGCTTGCCGACGGGTCTTCGGGGATTGATGCAGTGCAGGACATATTGGCGCGCGCGCCCGTTCCTGCCATTTTCATCACCGCTTTTCCCGAACGCTTGCTCACCGGCAATTGCGTCGAGCCCACCTTCCTCATTTCCAAGCCTTTTCGGGAAAATACGGTGCGCGCGGCGATCAGCCAAAGCCTGCTTTTCACCCCCCAGCTTGCAGCCTGA
- a CDS encoding sigma-70 family RNA polymerase sigma factor, producing the protein MLPHLRAFGRSLCGNADLADDLVQETMMKAWKARATYIPGPASMKSWAFVILRNCFLSQLRRRKFTAEYDEIAAERLLIAPDNQDDCLHLADVQRALLMLPVDQREALILIGAGQLSYEEGAAICGCAVGTMKSRVSRARSALQSILDGTGNMMPGREAGDILPSEAFAAIMDKVEDLTGRVLGK; encoded by the coding sequence ATGCTGCCGCATTTGCGCGCCTTCGGGCGCAGCCTGTGCGGCAATGCAGACCTGGCCGACGATCTGGTGCAGGAAACGATGATGAAGGCGTGGAAAGCGCGCGCCACCTATATTCCCGGTCCGGCAAGCATGAAAAGCTGGGCTTTCGTCATTTTGCGCAATTGTTTTCTGTCGCAGCTGCGCCGCCGTAAATTCACCGCAGAATATGATGAAATCGCTGCCGAACGCCTGCTGATCGCGCCTGACAATCAGGATGACTGCCTGCATCTTGCCGATGTTCAGCGGGCGCTGCTGATGCTGCCAGTCGACCAGCGCGAGGCGCTGATCCTGATCGGTGCGGGGCAGCTTTCCTATGAAGAAGGAGCTGCCATCTGTGGCTGCGCGGTAGGGACGATGAAAAGCCGCGTGTCGCGCGCGCGCAGTGCGCTGCAGTCCATATTGGACGGCACAGGAAATATGATGCCCGGCCGGGAGGCCGGCGATATATTGCCGAGCGAAGCCTTTGCCGCGATCATGGACAAGGTAGAGGATCTGACGGGGCGGGTGCTGGGTAAATAA
- a CDS encoding BLUF domain-containing protein yields MMANPTRSKEEPSLLSIAYVSVADPMISEKDISRLVAQAQRNNERAGLTGALLFNGRNFFQILEGPEAKLEACLQIIRMDPRHSGMVEVRRRPVDRRDFAGWSMLFHHVEGEYVQDLERLAARGTLDREDERMMTNFLALGNRPRA; encoded by the coding sequence ATGATGGCGAATCCAACCCGGTCGAAAGAGGAGCCGTCATTGTTATCCATTGCCTATGTCAGCGTCGCGGACCCCATGATCAGCGAAAAGGATATTTCCCGGCTTGTGGCGCAAGCGCAGCGGAATAATGAGCGCGCAGGACTGACCGGGGCTTTGCTATTCAACGGCCGCAATTTTTTCCAGATATTGGAAGGGCCGGAGGCAAAGCTCGAAGCCTGTTTACAAATCATTCGTATGGACCCGCGCCATTCGGGCATGGTCGAGGTGCGGCGGCGGCCAGTGGACCGGCGCGATTTTGCCGGTTGGTCGATGCTTTTTCATCATGTTGAGGGCGAATATGTGCAGGATTTGGAGCGGCTTGCCGCCCGCGGGACGCTCGACCGAGAAGACGAGCGAATGATGACCAATTTTCTGGCACTGGGGAACCGGCCTCGCGCCTGA
- a CDS encoding NepR family anti-sigma factor, producing MNDRAPPSGSSGAQDSPSGGSAAHGVTKGSFPGTDSDQWHRTLTGRQSPEPVTAKLRMIYGNILAEKLPDQMLDLLAELDQKSAKQ from the coding sequence ATGAATGACAGGGCGCCCCCCAGCGGCTCGTCCGGCGCACAGGATTCGCCATCGGGCGGAAGCGCGGCCCATGGCGTAACCAAGGGCAGCTTTCCAGGGACCGACAGCGATCAATGGCACCGAACCCTGACGGGGCGCCAATCGCCCGAGCCTGTGACGGCAAAGCTTCGCATGATTTACGGCAATATTCTTGCCGAAAAGCTTCCCGACCAAATGCTCGACCTTCTGGCCGAGCTCGATCAAAAGAGTGCCAAACAATAA
- a CDS encoding sigma-70 family RNA polymerase sigma factor: MAHIQAAPQPTSDTRLSDREFKALLAEVIPHLRAYGRSLSGNPDLADDLTQDTMVKAWASRDRFERGTSIKAWTFVILRNTFLSQMRRNKFRGDYDEAVVERTLSSPASQEDTGEMADLQRGLMELPQDQREALILVGAGGLSYEEAAEICNCALGTMKSRVSRARTALEQIMARGQFSQRRADAAPASEAMDAIMNSVEAITARRNGALS; encoded by the coding sequence ATGGCCCATATCCAAGCCGCGCCGCAACCGACCAGTGACACGCGCCTGTCGGACCGTGAGTTCAAGGCTTTGCTCGCCGAGGTCATTCCGCATCTGCGCGCATATGGTCGCAGCCTGTCGGGAAATCCCGATCTCGCCGACGATCTGACGCAGGACACGATGGTCAAGGCCTGGGCCTCACGCGACCGCTTTGAGCGTGGCACCTCGATCAAGGCCTGGACATTCGTGATCCTGCGCAACACCTTCCTCTCGCAAATGCGCCGGAACAAGTTTCGCGGCGATTATGACGAAGCCGTAGTGGAGCGCACCCTCTCTTCACCCGCATCCCAAGAAGATACGGGCGAGATGGCCGATCTTCAGCGCGGACTGATGGAATTGCCGCAGGACCAACGCGAAGCGCTCATCCTCGTCGGCGCAGGCGGGCTTTCCTATGAGGAGGCTGCAGAGATTTGCAATTGTGCGCTTGGCACCATGAAAAGTCGCGTCTCTCGTGCACGCACCGCCCTCGAACAGATCATGGCGCGCGGCCAGTTTTCACAGCGGCGCGCCGATGCGGCCCCGGCGAGCGAAGCCATGGACGCAATCATGAACAGCGTTGAAGCCATCACCGCGCGGCGGAACGGCGCGCTGAGCTAA
- a CDS encoding PQQ-dependent sugar dehydrogenase produces MRRISAVVLPIAAFAAACSAGAPDGNAAASSTVNSAIDGNGDHPAAPLTEAPFTVTEVASFNEPWAMTFIPDTHLALITEKSGQLKLWQEGGAVLDVAGVPPVAYGGQGGFGDVILAPDFATSRMIYLSWVEAGPENSYGAVVGRARLAKGESPRLEGLERIWVQQPKVTGRGHYSHRLAFSPDGQYLFIGSGERQKFDPAQDMKANLGKIVRIKPDGSVPADNPFADRGGVTAEIWSLGHRNILGLAFDGAGRLWNQEMGPKGGDEVNLVERGSNYGYPIVSNGDHYSGEDIPDHPTRPEFAAPKLWWNPAVSPAGLAYYAGDLYPGWQDSLLMGALSGEGLVRMKIVGDKLHKADRWGFGVRIREVEVRDDGTVWLLSDGADGKLLKLVPKR; encoded by the coding sequence ATGAGACGAATATCCGCCGTTGTCCTGCCAATCGCCGCCTTTGCTGCCGCCTGTTCGGCAGGCGCGCCCGACGGCAACGCCGCAGCAAGCAGCACAGTGAACAGCGCGATAGATGGCAATGGCGACCATCCCGCTGCGCCGCTTACGGAAGCGCCCTTTACGGTCACGGAAGTCGCAAGCTTCAACGAACCCTGGGCGATGACTTTCATCCCCGACACGCATTTGGCGCTCATCACTGAAAAATCTGGCCAACTCAAATTATGGCAAGAGGGCGGGGCCGTTCTCGACGTCGCAGGCGTGCCGCCGGTTGCCTATGGCGGGCAAGGCGGCTTTGGCGATGTGATCCTCGCGCCCGATTTCGCGACCAGCCGGATGATCTATCTCAGCTGGGTCGAAGCCGGACCGGAAAACAGCTATGGCGCGGTGGTTGGCCGGGCACGCCTTGCCAAGGGCGAAAGCCCCCGGCTGGAGGGGCTGGAACGCATCTGGGTCCAGCAGCCCAAGGTAACGGGCCGCGGCCATTATTCGCACCGCCTCGCCTTTTCGCCCGACGGCCAATATCTCTTCATCGGCTCTGGCGAGCGGCAGAAATTTGACCCCGCCCAGGATATGAAAGCCAATCTGGGTAAGATCGTCCGGATCAAGCCCGACGGCAGCGTGCCCGCCGACAACCCCTTTGCCGACCGGGGCGGGGTTACGGCGGAAATCTGGTCGCTGGGCCATCGCAATATATTGGGCCTTGCCTTCGACGGCGCAGGGCGCCTCTGGAATCAGGAGATGGGGCCCAAGGGCGGCGATGAAGTCAATCTGGTCGAACGGGGTTCCAACTATGGCTATCCCATTGTCTCCAACGGCGATCATTATAGCGGGGAGGACATCCCCGACCATCCGACCCGCCCCGAATTTGCCGCGCCCAAGCTGTGGTGGAATCCCGCTGTCTCCCCCGCCGGCCTCGCTTATTATGCGGGCGACCTTTATCCGGGCTGGCAAGACAGTCTGTTGATGGGCGCTTTGTCCGGCGAAGGGCTGGTGCGGATGAAGATCGTCGGCGACAAGCTCCACAAGGCGGATCGCTGGGGCTTTGGCGTGCGGATCCGTGAGGTCGAGGTGCGCGACGACGGCACTGTCTGGCTGCTTTCCGACGGGGCGGACGGCAAGCTGCTGAAGCTGGTTCCCAAAAGGTGA
- a CDS encoding esterase/lipase family protein, which translates to MPPMIRAFLSRRAEWPVRVPDPDAPPPLGLLWREAASLLRAMSARVRPMPPEPNPDSDHPPVIVLPGFLSGDWATKGLRADLRRAGFRCYGWGLGFNRGATPDIMERIDSRVQWVIDRTGRAPALVGWSLGGIYAREYAKRHPDKVARVVTLGSPFSGSRRANRAWRLYHLIARHPVDNPPVDFHPAPRPEMPTFALWSKHDGVIAVNSARGQPHESDRQIEVDCGHMGFAYAPTSVAAIAKALTEEVHEEAGAIDAIVSRARG; encoded by the coding sequence ATGCCGCCGATGATCCGCGCCTTTCTCTCTCGCCGCGCCGAATGGCCCGTCCGCGTCCCCGATCCCGACGCGCCCCCACCACTCGGCCTTTTATGGCGCGAGGCGGCGTCGCTGCTGCGCGCCATGTCGGCGCGCGTGCGTCCCATGCCCCCCGAACCCAATCCTGACAGCGACCATCCCCCGGTGATCGTACTGCCGGGCTTTCTGTCGGGCGATTGGGCGACCAAGGGCTTGCGCGCCGATCTGCGCCGCGCGGGCTTTCGCTGCTATGGCTGGGGGCTGGGCTTCAATCGCGGGGCGACCCCTGACATCATGGAGCGCATCGACAGCCGCGTTCAGTGGGTGATCGACCGTACCGGGCGCGCACCTGCGCTGGTAGGATGGAGCCTTGGCGGCATTTATGCGCGCGAATATGCCAAGCGTCACCCCGACAAGGTTGCGCGGGTCGTCACCCTCGGCTCGCCCTTTTCGGGTAGCCGGCGTGCCAACCGCGCCTGGCGCCTCTATCATCTGATCGCGCGCCACCCTGTCGACAATCCCCCGGTCGATTTCCATCCCGCTCCGCGCCCGGAAATGCCGACCTTCGCCCTCTGGTCGAAACATGACGGGGTGATCGCCGTGAACAGCGCGCGCGGCCAGCCGCATGAAAGCGACCGGCAGATCGAGGTCGACTGCGGCCATATGGGCTTTGCCTATGCCCCCACATCGGTCGCGGCTATCGCCAAGGCGCTGACCGAAGAGGTGCACGAAGAGGCCGGGGCCATCGATGCCATCGTCAGCCGGGCGCGCGGCTGA
- a CDS encoding GNAT family N-acetyltransferase has product MTDTLLSLSTPRCRIAPLHADDAAALAAITDDSVTSQVHFLPTPFTLADACALIARSGGGDVFHAVRDADSALIGVIGVHRLASREYEVGYWFAARARGQGIATEAVGALVRSLAEGQPDATIIAECHPDNGRSRALLRRIGFAVTGRPGRRPGRMRMTWLPAPVDRIDVC; this is encoded by the coding sequence ATGACCGATACTTTGCTTTCGCTTTCGACCCCGCGGTGCCGCATCGCGCCCCTGCACGCCGATGATGCGGCGGCGCTGGCAGCGATCACGGACGATAGCGTGACGTCGCAGGTGCATTTCCTGCCGACACCCTTCACCCTTGCCGATGCTTGTGCGCTGATCGCGCGGTCGGGCGGCGGCGATGTCTTTCACGCCGTGCGCGATGCCGACAGCGCGCTGATCGGCGTCATCGGCGTGCATCGCCTGGCGTCGCGCGAATATGAGGTCGGATACTGGTTCGCGGCGCGCGCGCGGGGGCAGGGGATTGCGACCGAAGCCGTTGGCGCGCTGGTCCGCTCGCTCGCCGAGGGGCAGCCCGACGCGACGATCATCGCCGAATGTCACCCGGACAATGGACGCTCGCGCGCCTTGCTGCGCCGTATCGGCTTTGCGGTGACGGGGCGCCCCGGACGCAGGCCGGGACGGATGCGGATGACCTGGCTGCCCGCGCCGGTGGACCGGATCGATGTGTGCTGA
- a CDS encoding serine hydrolase domain-containing protein — protein sequence MAADTDLDRPIVGAAQSSPEVPAPRWKLAALAALLLILVVQLFLMLRPASPEEQVRRAMEELHLSGATIAIGNVGETRPRLVTIDAEPDEFYRYYSLSKPITAALVLDQVSKGRLSLDQQIAGASVRQILQHRGGWDREMAGDPVLERSDHSPCTRLPPPTARQFEPGTRFVYSNIGYCLLGAAVERASGQAYPDLARAILPETRAMRYDPWLGPAGGWSGDAATYFRFAARPLPAMTAARPVGETATEYFGLGWKVHADGSLSHFGAYRTGDYALVLRQGTRITLALFHGNPPDYEGARDHLRGPLTALSDSID from the coding sequence ATGGCCGCCGACACCGATCTCGACCGCCCGATCGTCGGCGCCGCGCAAAGCAGCCCCGAGGTCCCTGCCCCGCGCTGGAAGCTGGCCGCGCTCGCGGCGCTCCTTCTGATCCTCGTCGTTCAGCTTTTTCTCATGCTCCGTCCCGCCAGTCCCGAGGAACAGGTGCGCCGCGCGATGGAGGAGCTCCATCTGTCGGGCGCCACCATTGCCATAGGGAATGTCGGTGAAACGCGCCCACGCCTTGTCACCATCGACGCTGAGCCAGACGAATTCTACCGCTATTACAGCCTGTCGAAACCGATCACCGCTGCGCTGGTGCTCGATCAGGTGAGCAAGGGAAGATTGAGCCTCGACCAACAAATAGCAGGCGCCAGCGTCCGCCAGATCTTGCAACATCGCGGCGGCTGGGATCGGGAAATGGCAGGCGATCCGGTGCTGGAGCGCTCGGACCATAGCCCCTGCACCCGCCTGCCGCCTCCCACGGCCCGGCAGTTTGAACCCGGTACACGCTTTGTCTATTCGAACATCGGCTACTGCCTGCTGGGCGCGGCGGTAGAAAGGGCTTCGGGACAGGCTTATCCGGACCTGGCCCGCGCCATCCTCCCCGAAACCCGAGCCATGCGCTATGATCCATGGCTCGGTCCGGCGGGCGGCTGGTCGGGTGATGCCGCCACCTATTTCCGCTTCGCCGCGCGGCCCTTGCCCGCGATGACCGCAGCCCGGCCTGTCGGCGAAACAGCTACGGAATATTTCGGGCTTGGCTGGAAAGTCCATGCCGATGGCAGCCTGTCGCATTTCGGCGCCTATCGCACCGGCGATTATGCGCTGGTCCTGCGGCAGGGGACGCGCATCACCCTTGCCCTCTTTCATGGGAATCCACCCGATTATGAAGGCGCGCGCGACCATTTGCGCGGTCCGCTCACCGCCCTGTCCGATAGCATCGACTAG
- a CDS encoding Rrf2 family transcriptional regulator: MKRDSRLSGILHVLLHMAEAGQPLTSEQLAQAMQSNAAVVRRILGGLRNREMVRSEKGHGGGWTLACDLSAITLRDIYEAIGAPRLMAMSNRTEAPGCLVEQAVNAALDSSFSEAETLLLTRFEQVTLAALAADFHARMAARSSTPKKETPDG; encoded by the coding sequence ATGAAACGCGACAGCCGCCTTTCGGGCATATTGCATGTGCTGCTTCATATGGCCGAGGCCGGGCAGCCCCTGACGTCCGAACAGCTTGCGCAGGCGATGCAAAGCAATGCCGCCGTGGTGCGCCGTATTCTTGGTGGCTTGCGTAACAGAGAAATGGTGCGCAGCGAAAAGGGTCATGGCGGGGGCTGGACCCTCGCTTGCGACCTGTCGGCGATCACCCTGCGTGACATTTATGAGGCGATCGGCGCGCCGCGCCTGATGGCGATGAGCAACCGCACCGAAGCCCCCGGCTGCCTGGTCGAACAGGCGGTCAATGCCGCGCTCGACAGCAGTTTTTCTGAAGCGGAAACGCTTCTCCTTACGCGCTTCGAGCAAGTGACACTGGCCGCACTTGCGGCCGACTTTCATGCGCGCATGGCTGCGCGCTCCTCCACTCCGAAAAAGGAAACTCCCGATGGCTGA
- a CDS encoding class I SAM-dependent methyltransferase, which translates to MADGARHFLHMFKDTAAVARYNDGPRRFVPGLDGLQRMTTLLLAERVPADAHILVLGAGGGSEMRAFADAHPGWRFTGVDPAGPMLDLAAEVMGPHRARAQMVEGVIDDAPVGPFDGAACLLTLHFLAYAERVRTLKALRARLRCGAPFVAAHGSFPQEADARDRWLDRYAAFAIASGGDPEQVAKGRQAVAEHVDMLSPEADEAAMREAGFTGIEQFYQGFTWRGWVAYG; encoded by the coding sequence ATGGCTGACGGTGCCCGGCATTTTCTCCACATGTTCAAGGACACTGCGGCGGTTGCCCGCTATAATGACGGCCCACGCCGCTTCGTCCCCGGCCTTGATGGTCTGCAACGCATGACGACCCTTTTGCTCGCCGAACGCGTACCCGCCGACGCGCATATATTGGTGTTGGGCGCCGGTGGAGGCAGCGAGATGCGCGCCTTTGCCGATGCTCATCCCGGCTGGCGCTTCACCGGGGTCGATCCGGCCGGGCCGATGCTCGATCTGGCGGCGGAGGTGATGGGGCCGCATCGCGCGCGCGCGCAAATGGTCGAAGGGGTCATCGACGATGCACCCGTCGGCCCCTTCGATGGCGCCGCTTGCCTGCTCACGCTGCATTTCCTCGCCTATGCCGAGCGGGTGCGTACGCTCAAGGCGCTTCGCGCGCGGCTTCGGTGCGGCGCACCCTTTGTCGCCGCCCATGGCAGCTTCCCGCAGGAAGCGGACGCACGCGACCGCTGGCTCGACCGCTATGCCGCCTTTGCAATAGCGTCAGGGGGTGACCCCGAACAGGTTGCCAAGGGGCGACAGGCGGTCGCCGAGCATGTCGACATGCTCAGCCCCGAAGCGGATGAAGCCGCAATGCGCGAGGCGGGGTTCACCGGCATCGAGCAATTTTATCAGGGCTTCACCTGGCGCGGCTGGGTCGCCTATGGCTGA